One region of Hoeflea sp. 108 genomic DNA includes:
- the mmsB gene encoding 3-hydroxyisobutyrate dehydrogenase gives MTTVAFIGLGNMGNPMAANLVKAGHAVHGFDLMPEHLETARSNGVVVMANAVAAVKDADVVITMLPAGKHVLSVYEDIAPKVKEGALLIDSSTIDVDSARKAHAIAAKHGLLSVDAPVSGGTGGATAGTLTFMAGGAKAAFDAAEPVLKPMAGRIVHCGNAGAGQAAKICNNMILGISMIGVAEAFVLAEKLGLSHQALFDVASTSSGQCWSLTSYCPVPGPVPNSPANRDYQPGFAAALMLKDLKLSQEAAQQAGAATPLGAEATQLYSLFAGQGHGGTDFSGIIKFLRGDVG, from the coding sequence ATGACAACTGTCGCCTTCATCGGTCTGGGCAACATGGGCAATCCCATGGCGGCCAATCTCGTCAAGGCCGGCCATGCCGTCCACGGTTTCGACCTGATGCCCGAGCATCTGGAGACGGCCAGGAGCAACGGCGTCGTGGTCATGGCCAATGCGGTCGCGGCGGTCAAAGACGCCGACGTCGTCATCACCATGCTGCCGGCCGGCAAGCATGTGCTGTCAGTCTACGAAGACATCGCGCCCAAGGTGAAGGAAGGCGCGCTGCTCATCGACTCCTCGACCATCGACGTCGATTCCGCCCGCAAGGCTCACGCCATTGCAGCCAAGCACGGCCTGCTCTCGGTCGACGCTCCCGTATCCGGAGGCACCGGCGGCGCGACCGCGGGAACGCTGACCTTCATGGCCGGCGGCGCCAAGGCAGCCTTCGATGCGGCCGAGCCGGTGCTGAAGCCGATGGCCGGGCGCATCGTCCATTGCGGCAACGCCGGCGCCGGCCAGGCCGCCAAGATCTGCAACAACATGATCCTCGGCATATCGATGATCGGCGTGGCCGAGGCCTTCGTGCTGGCCGAGAAGCTCGGCCTGTCGCACCAGGCACTGTTCGACGTCGCCTCGACCTCGTCAGGCCAGTGCTGGTCGCTGACCTCCTATTGCCCCGTGCCCGGCCCGGTGCCCAATTCGCCAGCCAACCGCGACTACCAGCCGGGCTTCGCCGCGGCACTGATGCTCAAGGACCTGAAGCTGTCGCAGGAGGCAGCCCAGCAGGCCGGTGCCGCGACCCCGCTCGGGGCAGAGGCAACGCAGCTCTATTCGCTCTTCGCCGGCCAGGGCCATGGCGGCACCGACTTCTCCGGCATCATCAAGTTCCTGCGCGGCGACGTCGGCTGA
- a CDS encoding carboxymuconolactone decarboxylase family protein, whose product MSGKPIVPLIEYEQANEAVRAVYDDIMATRKVDWVNNFWKVLAHDPALLKRTWDTLREVMAPGALDPLVKEMIYIAVSATNGCEYCTYSHTASARAKGLSEAQLMELLAVVGMANETNRLANGLRPPVDAAFEPKG is encoded by the coding sequence ATGAGCGGAAAACCGATCGTGCCATTGATCGAGTACGAGCAGGCAAACGAAGCCGTTCGCGCCGTCTATGACGACATCATGGCAACCAGGAAGGTCGATTGGGTCAACAATTTCTGGAAGGTGCTGGCGCATGACCCGGCATTGCTCAAGCGCACCTGGGACACGCTGCGGGAAGTGATGGCGCCGGGCGCGCTTGATCCGCTCGTCAAGGAAATGATCTACATCGCGGTTTCGGCGACCAATGGCTGCGAGTATTGCACATATTCGCACACCGCTTCGGCGCGCGCCAAGGGCCTGAGCGAGGCGCAGCTGATGGAGTTGCTCGCGGTCGTCGGCATGGCCAACGAGACGAACAGGCTCGCCAACGGCCTGCGTCCGCCCGTCGATGCCGCCTTCGAGCCCAAAGGCTGA